The Petropleomorpha daqingensis genome includes a window with the following:
- a CDS encoding crotonase/enoyl-CoA hydratase family protein — protein MDDDVSRRVALEVADGIATVRLDRPDKLNALDPAMFEALVEAGTSLIDRDDVGAVVLTGAGRAFCAGLDFGSFAAMAEGGAARVVVPREPLGAARALGQQAVHVWSLVPAPVIAAVHGFAFGGGLQIALGADIRIVAPDAQLSVMEVQWGLVPDMCGTQLLPELVGRDVAKELALTGRKVSGTDAVGLGLATRAADDPLADAQALAAEIAGHSRSATRAVKRLVELAGRVPLAEGLQAEQEEIGALIGSPEQAAVVRRRLGA, from the coding sequence GTGGACGACGACGTCTCGCGCCGTGTGGCGCTCGAGGTGGCCGACGGCATCGCGACCGTGCGGCTGGACCGCCCGGACAAGCTGAACGCGCTCGACCCCGCCATGTTCGAGGCGCTGGTCGAGGCCGGCACGTCGCTGATCGACCGGGACGACGTCGGGGCGGTCGTGCTCACCGGCGCGGGCCGGGCGTTCTGCGCCGGGCTGGACTTCGGCTCGTTCGCCGCGATGGCCGAGGGCGGCGCCGCGCGCGTCGTCGTCCCCCGGGAGCCGCTGGGCGCGGCGCGCGCACTCGGGCAGCAGGCCGTGCACGTGTGGTCGCTGGTCCCCGCGCCGGTGATCGCCGCCGTGCACGGGTTCGCCTTCGGCGGCGGGCTGCAGATCGCGCTCGGCGCCGACATCCGCATCGTCGCCCCGGACGCGCAGCTGTCGGTCATGGAGGTGCAGTGGGGCCTGGTGCCCGACATGTGCGGCACGCAGCTGCTGCCGGAGCTGGTCGGCCGGGACGTCGCCAAGGAGCTGGCGCTCACCGGGCGGAAGGTGTCCGGCACCGACGCGGTCGGTCTCGGCCTGGCCACCCGCGCGGCCGACGACCCGCTGGCCGACGCGCAGGCGCTGGCCGCCGAGATCGCCGGGCACAGCCGCAGCGCCACCCGCGCGGTCAAGCGGCTGGTCGAGCTGGCCGGCCGGGTCCCGCTCGCCGAGGGACTCCAGGCCGAGCAGGAGGAGATCGGCGCGCTCATCGGCTCGCCGGAGCAGGCTGCGGTCGTCCGCCGGCGGCTCGGCGCATGA
- a CDS encoding AI-2E family transporter: MSEPRPPRTLPLWLTVVLGVAGASIAVWGIRSASWILAPVLLAFVLTVVAHPMIGALERRGMRRAFAVAITVVVLDGGLILFAAAIALSFGRLATVLPQYSDEWQHLLDNAKSALSSAGIGKEQIKDALQGLQLSKLLAALGSVLEHLLGSVGALVLVLATVLFMTAEAAGLPARLSAVPGSERLTAALGGFARNTRRYIVVTTVFGLLVAIADTIALLVLGVPLALLWGLLSFLTNYVPNIGFLLGLAPPTLLALLVGGPGLALLVVLIYSLANFVIQSVIQPVFVGDAVGLSVTLSFLSVFVWTVVLGPMGAILAVPLTLFVVAVLVGQDPDRVWARTLLAGASGAASSPRRKRPGRRSRRRAEAAEAEPEEAAASSEPAHPPRTTTPAPRSP, from the coding sequence ATGTCCGAGCCCCGGCCCCCGCGCACCCTGCCGCTGTGGCTGACCGTCGTCCTCGGGGTGGCCGGGGCGTCGATCGCGGTCTGGGGCATCCGGTCGGCCTCGTGGATCCTCGCGCCGGTGCTGCTGGCGTTCGTGCTGACCGTGGTGGCCCATCCGATGATCGGGGCGCTGGAGCGGCGGGGGATGCGGCGCGCGTTCGCGGTGGCGATCACGGTGGTCGTCCTCGACGGCGGCCTGATCCTGTTCGCCGCCGCCATCGCGCTGTCCTTCGGCCGGCTGGCGACGGTGCTGCCGCAGTACTCCGACGAGTGGCAGCACCTGCTCGACAACGCGAAGTCCGCGCTGTCCTCGGCCGGGATCGGCAAGGAGCAGATCAAGGACGCGCTGCAGGGCCTGCAGCTGAGCAAGCTGCTCGCCGCCCTCGGGTCGGTGCTCGAGCACCTGCTGGGCTCGGTCGGGGCCCTGGTCCTGGTGCTGGCGACGGTGCTGTTCATGACGGCGGAGGCGGCGGGGCTGCCGGCCCGGCTGTCCGCCGTTCCCGGGAGCGAGCGGCTGACGGCGGCACTCGGCGGGTTCGCCAGGAACACGCGCCGCTACATCGTCGTGACGACGGTGTTCGGGCTGCTGGTCGCCATCGCCGACACCATCGCGCTGCTCGTCCTGGGGGTGCCCCTGGCGCTGCTGTGGGGCCTGCTGTCGTTCCTGACCAACTACGTGCCCAACATCGGGTTCCTCCTGGGGCTGGCGCCGCCGACGCTGCTGGCGCTCCTGGTCGGCGGCCCCGGGCTCGCCCTGCTCGTCGTGCTGATCTACTCGCTGGCCAACTTCGTCATCCAGTCGGTGATCCAGCCGGTGTTCGTCGGCGACGCCGTCGGCCTGTCGGTCACCCTGTCGTTCCTGTCGGTGTTCGTCTGGACCGTCGTCCTGGGCCCGATGGGCGCCATCCTTGCCGTGCCGCTGACCCTGTTCGTGGTCGCCGTGCTCGTCGGGCAGGACCCGGACCGCGTGTGGGCGCGCACGCTGCTCGCCGGCGCGTCGGGAGCGGCCTCGTCGCCGCGGCGGAAACGGCCCGGTCGCCGATCGCGACGGCGCGCCGAGGCTGCCGAGGCCGAGCCCGAGGAGGCGGCGGCCTCGAGCGAGCCGGCTCATCCGCCGCGGACGACGACTCCCGCCCCCCGGTCTCCCTAG
- a CDS encoding RDD family protein, protein MTTADERPVPSADYPWHAATGPVPVETGPRSSVLGFRAGLVTRSLANVADLVVVVLVVIGGYASVAVAKFLIDPTRFTFPVASWRTLLLAGLLVEAVYFAITWAVVGGTYGDRLLGLRVTDHQGARLGWARSALRAVLCVLLPIGLLWVLVSAENRSVQDLVLRTSVVYD, encoded by the coding sequence GTGACCACCGCCGACGAACGGCCCGTCCCCAGCGCCGACTACCCTTGGCACGCCGCCACCGGTCCGGTGCCGGTGGAGACGGGCCCACGGTCCTCGGTGCTCGGTTTCCGCGCCGGGCTGGTGACCCGCTCGCTGGCCAACGTCGCCGATCTGGTCGTGGTCGTCCTGGTCGTGATCGGCGGGTACGCCTCCGTCGCGGTCGCCAAGTTCCTGATCGACCCCACGAGGTTCACCTTCCCGGTGGCGTCCTGGCGGACGCTGCTGCTGGCCGGCCTCCTCGTCGAGGCGGTGTACTTCGCGATCACCTGGGCGGTCGTCGGCGGCACGTACGGCGACCGGCTGCTCGGGCTGCGCGTCACCGACCACCAGGGGGCCCGGCTGGGCTGGGCCCGGAGCGCCCTGCGCGCCGTCCTGTGCGTGCTCCTCCCCATCGGGCTGCTCTGGGTGCTGGTCAGCGCCGAGAACCGCTCCGTGCAGGACCTCGTCCTGCGGACCTCGGTCGTCTACGACTGA
- a CDS encoding LuxR C-terminal-related transcriptional regulator, with translation MTRLSSTGGAAVRLGDDGRRTGARSITLLATKLAPPEPAHATVVRQRLLAQLTREVQRYPLTLLSGPAGSGKTVLASSWRQGRATAGSAIGWLTLDEYDDDPATFWSYVLGALAGLGVPVSENPGLVAGEPPAGWLIPRLAADLAASPRPVVLVVDDADHLTDRSIVAGLDLLIRNAAGRLRLVLCGRADPPLPLHRYRVDGTLGEIRGDQLGFTPEETRELLAAMGVPVTTDVAVDLCGETQGWAVGLRLAAAPLKNGVPPERLVTSLAHDDGSVAQYLFAEVLEGQPAGVRRVLLRTSVTPELWPDLVDRLCGRNNVRRVLAGLAHANAFVEESPGAPGGFRIHPLFREMLQGQLAYENPGELAGLYRTCAAWFAESGHVHEAIGYAVAAEDWTSATRLLVDDLVVARVLAHGSDPALRSLQALPQTLRGPEAAVLRTVVAVVAGRAPSAPDLAAAVRAQDDDTSRLALRVSAALAALAAGAPGDASAEQFIAGVDAAADLVDELPDADATARHECAAVLGDLRALAALRTDVPRAQLSAVLRSAASAALIAGAGRLRARALGTLALVEALEGHLSRAVQLADEAEAFATEEGADDAARDPATATALAWVHLRRYALVEAREWLGRARSRERSAGQNRDLAGPLIAVLQAQQFRLRHEYDQAEHALHPHLQGRRLPRWVAEQVVSEMVRLAVARGHVDDGLAILRDRGSDEAWSQRLRATVGLLAGEPVPDVPVAVEPSGATAETVDAAVIRACQLLEAGRVPAAVDELAAALELARPELMRWPFVDTPPQARRLLRTHQRLQGPSTWLNPSSGAQPRPAGVAAAAHAEGPEVVQELSEREMEVLRYLAEMLSTAEIAATMYISVNTVRTHIRSILRKLAVSRRNQAVRKARERGLL, from the coding sequence ATGACGAGGCTGTCGAGCACAGGAGGGGCCGCCGTCCGGCTCGGGGACGACGGCAGGCGGACGGGAGCCCGGAGCATCACCCTCCTCGCGACCAAGCTCGCACCGCCGGAGCCCGCGCACGCCACCGTGGTCCGCCAGCGCCTGCTCGCGCAGCTGACCCGGGAGGTGCAGCGGTATCCGCTGACCCTGCTCAGCGGCCCCGCCGGGTCCGGCAAGACCGTGCTCGCGTCCTCGTGGCGGCAGGGCAGGGCCACCGCCGGATCCGCGATCGGCTGGCTGACCCTCGACGAGTACGACGACGACCCGGCCACCTTCTGGAGCTACGTCCTCGGCGCGCTGGCCGGGCTCGGCGTCCCGGTGTCGGAGAACCCGGGGCTGGTCGCGGGCGAGCCCCCGGCCGGTTGGCTGATCCCTCGCCTGGCCGCGGATCTCGCTGCGTCCCCGCGCCCGGTCGTCCTGGTCGTGGACGACGCCGACCACCTCACCGACCGCTCCATCGTGGCCGGCCTCGACCTGCTGATCCGCAACGCGGCCGGCCGGTTGCGGTTGGTGCTGTGCGGCCGCGCCGACCCGCCGCTGCCGCTGCACCGGTACCGGGTGGACGGCACGCTGGGGGAGATCCGCGGCGACCAGCTCGGCTTCACGCCGGAGGAGACCCGCGAGCTGCTGGCCGCCATGGGCGTGCCCGTGACCACGGACGTCGCCGTGGACCTGTGCGGCGAGACGCAGGGGTGGGCGGTCGGGCTCCGGCTCGCCGCGGCGCCGCTGAAGAACGGGGTCCCGCCCGAGCGGCTGGTCACCTCGCTGGCGCACGACGACGGCAGCGTCGCGCAGTACCTGTTCGCGGAGGTGCTCGAGGGTCAGCCGGCCGGGGTGCGCCGGGTCCTGCTGCGGACGAGTGTGACGCCGGAGCTCTGGCCCGACCTGGTGGACCGGCTGTGCGGGCGCAACAACGTGCGGCGCGTGCTCGCGGGGCTGGCGCACGCCAACGCCTTCGTGGAGGAGTCACCGGGAGCGCCCGGCGGCTTCCGCATCCACCCCCTGTTCCGCGAGATGCTGCAGGGCCAGCTCGCCTACGAGAACCCGGGCGAGCTCGCCGGCCTGTACCGCACGTGCGCGGCCTGGTTCGCCGAGAGCGGGCACGTCCACGAGGCGATCGGCTACGCCGTCGCCGCGGAGGACTGGACCTCCGCGACCCGGTTGCTCGTCGACGACCTCGTCGTGGCCCGGGTGCTGGCGCACGGCTCGGATCCGGCGCTGCGCAGCCTGCAGGCCCTCCCGCAGACGCTGCGCGGTCCCGAGGCCGCGGTCCTGCGGACCGTCGTGGCGGTGGTCGCGGGCCGCGCCCCGTCCGCCCCGGACCTCGCCGCCGCCGTGCGGGCCCAGGACGACGACACGAGCCGGCTCGCGCTGCGTGTCTCGGCCGCGCTGGCCGCACTCGCGGCCGGTGCGCCGGGCGACGCCTCGGCGGAGCAGTTCATCGCCGGCGTCGACGCCGCCGCCGACCTGGTCGACGAGCTCCCGGACGCCGACGCCACGGCGCGGCACGAGTGCGCGGCCGTGCTCGGCGACCTGCGCGCGCTCGCCGCGCTGCGGACCGACGTCCCCAGGGCGCAGCTGTCCGCCGTCCTGCGGTCGGCCGCGTCCGCGGCGCTGATCGCCGGCGCCGGCCGGCTGCGCGCGCGGGCGCTGGGCACCCTCGCCCTCGTCGAGGCGCTCGAGGGGCACCTGTCGCGGGCCGTCCAGCTCGCCGACGAGGCCGAGGCGTTCGCCACGGAGGAGGGTGCCGACGACGCCGCCCGCGACCCCGCCACGGCGACCGCCCTCGCCTGGGTCCACCTGCGCCGCTACGCGCTGGTCGAGGCCCGGGAGTGGCTGGGCCGGGCGCGGTCGCGGGAGCGCTCGGCCGGGCAGAACCGGGACCTGGCCGGCCCGCTGATCGCCGTCCTGCAGGCCCAGCAGTTCCGGCTGCGGCACGAGTACGACCAGGCCGAGCACGCCCTGCATCCCCACCTGCAGGGACGGCGGCTGCCCCGCTGGGTCGCCGAGCAGGTCGTCAGCGAGATGGTCCGGCTGGCGGTCGCCCGCGGGCACGTCGACGACGGGCTGGCGATCCTCCGCGACCGCGGCTCCGACGAGGCGTGGAGCCAGCGGCTGCGCGCGACGGTGGGGCTGCTGGCCGGCGAGCCGGTGCCCGACGTCCCCGTCGCGGTCGAGCCGTCGGGGGCCACCGCCGAGACCGTCGACGCGGCCGTGATCCGCGCCTGCCAGCTCCTGGAGGCCGGCCGGGTGCCCGCCGCGGTCGACGAGCTCGCGGCCGCGCTCGAGCTCGCCCGGCCCGAGCTGATGCGCTGGCCGTTCGTGGACACCCCACCGCAGGCGCGCCGGCTGCTGCGCACCCACCAGCGGCTGCAGGGCCCCAGCACGTGGCTGAACCCGTCGAGCGGGGCCCAGCCGCGCCCGGCCGGCGTCGCCGCGGCGGCCCATGCCGAGGGCCCGGAGGTCGTCCAGGAGCTCAGCGAGCGCGAGATGGAGGTGCTCCGGTACCTCGCGGAGATGCTGTCGACCGCGGAGATCGCGGCGACGATGTACATCTCGGTGAACACGGTCCGGACCCACATCCGCAGCATCCTGCGCAAGCTGGCAGTGAGCCGGCGCAACCAGGCGGTGCGCAAGGCACGCGAGCGCGGGTTGCTCTAG
- a CDS encoding DUF7144 family membrane protein has protein sequence MTDTSRRGTTETDVSYSDAPTAWAGWVVFGGVMLIMLGSFQIIEGLVALFDDGFYLVRSNGLVVDVNYNTWGWIHLIIGVVGALAGLGLLVGNLAARIVGVVVAVLSAIVNIAFISAYPIWSAIMITLDVVVIYAIVVHGRELKGYYR, from the coding sequence ATGACGGACACCTCGCGCCGCGGGACGACGGAGACCGACGTCTCGTACAGCGACGCGCCGACGGCCTGGGCGGGTTGGGTGGTCTTCGGTGGCGTCATGCTGATCATGCTCGGTTCGTTCCAGATCATCGAGGGGCTCGTCGCCCTGTTCGACGACGGGTTCTACCTCGTGCGCTCGAACGGCCTCGTGGTCGACGTGAACTACAACACCTGGGGCTGGATCCACCTGATCATCGGCGTCGTCGGGGCCCTCGCCGGCCTCGGGCTGCTGGTCGGCAACCTCGCCGCGCGGATCGTCGGCGTCGTGGTCGCCGTCCTGAGCGCGATCGTGAACATCGCGTTCATCTCGGCCTACCCCATCTGGTCGGCCATCATGATCACGCTCGACGTCGTCGTGATCTACGCGATCGTCGTCCACGGGCGTGAGCTCAAGGGGTACTACCGCTGA
- a CDS encoding DUF6325 family protein, with translation MTADLAQAPDLDEMGPVDYIVLAFPTSRMTGEALPMLIDLVDRGIIRILDLVFLQKSDDGTVTTLSQVDLERMKVIEAALFEGAASGLLGAEELAEAAEALDPGTAAGVLVYENVWAAPFAAALRRSGGQLVASGHIPIPALVAALDALESDAPAAPADPVG, from the coding sequence ATGACCGCTGACCTCGCGCAGGCACCCGACCTCGACGAGATGGGCCCGGTCGACTACATCGTCCTGGCCTTCCCGACCAGCCGGATGACGGGGGAGGCCCTGCCGATGCTGATCGACCTCGTCGACCGCGGCATCATCCGGATCCTCGACCTCGTCTTCCTGCAGAAGAGCGACGACGGCACCGTCACGACGCTCTCCCAGGTCGACCTGGAGCGGATGAAGGTCATCGAGGCGGCGCTCTTCGAGGGTGCCGCCTCCGGCCTGCTCGGCGCCGAGGAGCTCGCCGAGGCCGCCGAGGCCCTCGACCCCGGCACCGCGGCCGGCGTGCTGGTGTACGAGAACGTCTGGGCCGCCCCGTTCGCCGCGGCCCTGCGCCGCTCCGGCGGCCAGCTGGTGGCCTCCGGCCACATCCCGATCCCGGCGCTCGTGGCCGCCCTCGACGCCCTGGAGTCCGACGCGCCGGCAGCCCCTGCCGACCCCGTCGGGTAA
- a CDS encoding Rv1733c family protein — translation MPARQDGVVRRALRRFTLGSGPLKRGSDRLQLVARLVVVLSVLLAPIVAVATAGAVTTHLQAVADDQAAERSHVRAVLLEDAAEPSRGPDYTEVSTLTVPVRAGWPVPGGGSQEGLVMARAGTPAGSPVPVWVDRTGALVPPPLDPAGIPRSAVAVGALPLIGLPVVTWLLYALCCFVLDTYRDRRWGRDWAAVEPVWNTRLS, via the coding sequence ATGCCCGCCCGCCAGGACGGCGTCGTGCGTCGAGCGCTGCGCCGGTTCACCCTCGGCTCGGGTCCGCTCAAGCGCGGCTCGGACCGGCTGCAGCTGGTGGCCCGCCTCGTCGTCGTCCTGTCCGTGCTCCTGGCTCCCATCGTCGCCGTGGCCACGGCCGGCGCCGTGACCACGCACCTGCAGGCGGTGGCCGACGACCAGGCCGCCGAGCGCTCCCACGTCCGGGCCGTGCTGCTCGAGGACGCCGCCGAGCCCAGCCGCGGACCCGACTACACCGAGGTCTCCACGCTCACCGTGCCGGTGCGCGCCGGGTGGCCGGTGCCCGGCGGCGGCTCCCAGGAGGGGCTGGTGATGGCCCGGGCCGGGACCCCGGCCGGCTCGCCGGTGCCGGTGTGGGTGGACCGGACGGGCGCTCTCGTCCCGCCGCCCCTGGACCCGGCAGGCATCCCGCGCTCGGCGGTGGCCGTGGGCGCGCTGCCGCTGATCGGCCTGCCCGTCGTGACCTGGCTGCTGTACGCGCTGTGCTGCTTCGTGCTCGACACCTACCGGGACCGCCGGTGGGGTCGGGACTGGGCGGCGGTCGAGCCGGTCTGGAACACGCGGCTGAGCTGA
- a CDS encoding SHOCT domain-containing protein, with translation MFSAADNYPLVDLFWTFVWFFALVIYFWLIITVFADLFRRHDVSGWAKAGWVVFVLVLPLIGTLTYLVTQGRAMADRDTRQAREVKQQTDEYIRSVVSPGYRGVDEIARGKQLLDEGAISQEEFEQLKRRVLV, from the coding sequence ATGTTCTCGGCCGCCGACAACTACCCGCTGGTCGACCTGTTCTGGACCTTCGTCTGGTTCTTCGCCCTGGTCATCTACTTCTGGCTGATCATCACCGTCTTCGCCGACCTGTTCCGCCGGCACGACGTCTCCGGCTGGGCCAAGGCCGGCTGGGTCGTCTTCGTCCTGGTCCTGCCCCTGATCGGCACGCTCACCTACCTGGTCACGCAGGGGCGCGCGATGGCCGACCGCGACACGCGGCAGGCCCGCGAGGTCAAGCAACAGACCGACGAGTACATCCGCTCGGTCGTCTCCCCCGGCTACCGAGGCGTCGACGAGATCGCGCGGGGCAAGCAGCTGCTCGACGAGGGGGCGATCAGCCAGGAGGAGTTCGAGCAGCTGAAGCGGCGCGTCCTGGTCTGA
- a CDS encoding SHOCT domain-containing protein, which yields MPLLDLFWTTLLIFGWVLWFMLLFRVYGDLFSRDDIGGWAKTGWVVFTLLVPFLGVFVYLIAQGRGMGERALARMEQQRAASDAYIRSVASQTQDDQLAKARELLSSGAITPDEFQRMVPSLHS from the coding sequence ATGCCTCTGCTCGACCTGTTCTGGACGACGCTGCTGATCTTCGGCTGGGTCCTCTGGTTCATGCTGCTGTTCCGCGTCTACGGCGACCTCTTCTCCCGCGACGACATCGGCGGGTGGGCCAAGACCGGCTGGGTCGTCTTCACGCTGCTGGTGCCGTTCCTGGGCGTGTTCGTCTACCTGATCGCGCAGGGCCGCGGGATGGGCGAGCGCGCGCTGGCCCGCATGGAGCAGCAGCGCGCCGCCAGCGACGCCTACATCCGCTCGGTCGCTTCGCAGACGCAGGACGACCAGCTGGCGAAGGCTCGCGAGCTGCTGAGCAGCGGAGCGATCACGCCCGACGAGTTCCAGCGCATGGTGCCCTCGCTGCACAGCTGA